The genomic region ATTTTTTTAAATTACATGTAAATTCTGCCATGATCTCCTACTCCTCGTTTTCGAAGCGGTATAGCAAATACTCCTGAAGAAACAGCGAAAGGCCGAATGCGAATCCGATGATCGCAAGAAGCAGTTTCAGCATACCATAAGAATCATGGATCCGAAACAGGGAGAGTGCTAAAATGGCTGCCATAATAATCAACGTCAGAGACACTCTGTTGGCGATCGCCGCTGCACGGTTAACGTTAGCCTCATACCGCTCGTCAATCATAATTCCCGACATCTTTCCCTCGTAATAAAAACCAAAAAATCCGAAGAAGCAGAAAAATATCAGTGGAAAGGGTACATCTAAGACTCCACTCTCTCCAAAAAACTGCGGGACGAATCCGAGAAATCCAAAGAGGCCGAAGAAGCCGAGCAGTCCAAGTTTCGGGCTGATTTTTCTGGTGTACTGTGGTTTTTGTTTT from Anaerotignum faecicola harbors:
- a CDS encoding DUF3796 domain-containing protein encodes the protein KQKPQYTRKISPKLGLLGFFGLFGFLGFVPQFFGESGVLDVPFPLIFFCFFGFFGFYYEGKMSGIMIDERYEANVNRAAAIANRVSLTLIIMAAILALSLFRIHDSYGMLKLLLAIIGFAFGLSLFLQEYLLYRFENEE